CATCCCCACACCCTGTACAGCCCCTTCTCTGCCCCTGGAGTGCGAGGGGCACAGCCCACCTCTGGAACCACTAATGCCCCCACTCCAAAAGCTCCTGGCGTCCCTGGCACTGTAGGCCAGCCCTGGCAACACTACAACAGAGCCAGCTCAGGGTGGGTGGCAGAACAGGATGTCCCCAGGGGAGACCCCCATCCCCACTGGCAAGGGAGCAGGTTGGGGAGGGTTCTGGAAGCAGAAGCAATCCAAGTGCCAGGGTGGAGGCAGCCACCCTAGCATTTGCCCCAGCTGGTGCCATGCCTGTGTTGTGCAGAGCCTTGTGTAGATGTTTCTGTTCTTGCAATAAAGATACTGAACAAAGAGGTCTCCAGCCTGTGACTGCTGTAGAAGTTAGGATGTGTCCAGAACCGGGAACAATGTAGGAATAAGGCTCTTTGGAAAGCTGAGTTTTGCACACTCAGATGTTTATTACGTTACCATACAAAGAGGAAAGCTCATTGGAAGGCTTAGTAAAAATTGGGAGCtgactgctgagcagggagatcTCCATGCCAGCTCTCGGATGCACAGCATGCATTCCCTACAGCCCTCCAGAGACCCAAAGACCAGCGGGATGCCTTCACACCCAGGAGCCCAGGCAGACAACAGCCCAGGGGCTCAGTGCTGCTCAGTTTTGAACAATCACAGTCATACTGACAGAGCACGGGCTTGCATCCTGGTCTCCAGCACAtgccagcagcacaaggctggcctgccaggacctgcctcCTCCAGGTGAGGGGGCACTAGACTGTATGCATGGGACACTGCTCCAAGAGGCAGGACATGTGCCAGGGCAGTAGAGCAGGCTCTTACCCAGCCCAGGTGGCTACTGTGCTTCACCTGAATGCCAGACCTCTGCTTGCAGGGTCTCTGTAAGGGCAGAGCCTTCACCCAGGGGTGGTATGAAGCTTCACCGGAAgagctcccctctcccctccctgggctgggccTTTCCCTCTTGGAAGCCCCATATGGGATAAAGGCATATCAGCAATTCCCTGGGAAGGCAGATAGCTTTTTGCTGAGTACCGAGACTTGCACCTTCACCCAGGCAGGAAGGGTCCAGCTCCAGATGACAGTTGCAGCACAAGACTGCATCAAGCAGTGTTCTTCCACCCACTGACAGAGCAGACATGCCCGATGCCCACCTGGACATCACAGATGAATCCAAGGGGACACTGGGATATGTGCACCATAGCACACTGGTGACAGTCCTGCCTGCCATTCCCACTGGTGGCACACgcttgcagctctgcaggccAACAACCTCTCCCTACTTTAGATGGTGATAGAGTTAGTGCTGGAGAACTGAGATACGTAGGAGGCCAGGATGGGGTTGGTGGGAAGAACTTTGATGGGCAAGTCCCAGCTGAAGGTGTCCACTTCTATCTGCTCCACACCAGTCCAGGTGACAGCCTCCGACTGGCTCCCACGAACCAAGCAAGTCTCCGCTGACTCCCCAGAAGTCACAAACTCAAAGTGCAGCCTCCACTTCAGGGACACTGTGGGCAAGAGGGTGGTCAGCACTAAACACCCACAAGGGCATGGACAGCAGCTGTCTCAGCACTGTCTGTTCTGGCAAGGGGACAGCAAATGACCTCACTCACAGAGGCCAACTCCCTCCCAAGGGATACATCCCTGCTGagcaagggcagggctggggacatcACAGTCCTCCTGCAGAGACAAGCAGGGGTGGGTCCCTTCCGGGGTACTAACCGACGTTGGTGGTGAATCCTGGGGTTGAGCTGAGTGGGATGGGCAGGCTGAAGCTGCTCTGCGCCGTGTGCAGGCAGGACTCCTGATGGCGGGCGTGCACAGTGAAGGACACGGGCTGCCCCCGTCGGCGCTGGAACTCCTCCTGGATGCTCTCTTCTGTCTGCAGGCTTACTGAGAACTGCAGGGCAATTGGCAGGGTGCCTGCTCTCACAACCTCATACACACCTCATGCAAAGCCTGCAGGCTCCATTTCCCAAATGGACCATTCTCCCCCTCACTTTCCAAGGAGATCCCAGCTGGGTCCCACTAGAAACCCCCACAGCCCAGTACCACCCCAATCCCTTCTTCCCATCCCTCACCCTAAAACCCTGCCTCGCCCCAGTAATCCTTGAGATGGCAATGACCTGCAGACATGGGATATCTCCTTCTGAGAAGTTGAAGGTCCCAATGACATCCTCTCCAATCTTATACACCGTCTTAAAGATGCAGAACGTCCCCACCTTCCCACGAGTGTTGCTGATGTTATAGAGGTCTGTGGAGCAAGAAGAAGGGTAAGGGTTGTGGGAGGAcaaggctctgctctgtgcagtgctCTGGGTAAATGACACGACCCCATGCCTCCTGCCTGGGTGTGACGGTATTCCCTTTGGGAAATTTCTGCAGTGAGCAAGGGCAAACCCTACACTGACTGTGATGTGCTGGGCAAAGGGTCTCTCGGGCTGAAGTAGGCCCTGACCCAAATAGGTCCTAacagagctgctccacagccatAGCTGGAAATTCACTTTGTCATCAAGAGATATTTTGCAGCTGGCCCTGAGATGTTCTCCATGCCCAGCTTCTTAGGAAGGACAGCAGGTTTGAGCAGGGAATATGACCTACGCAGGCTGCGTCGGGAGGTGGCCACCATGAGCAGTTCTGTCGCTAGGTCTGCCAGGCGAGAATCTTTCTTCaagccctcctcctcctcca
This genomic window from Prinia subflava isolate CZ2003 ecotype Zambia chromosome Z, Cam_Psub_1.2, whole genome shotgun sequence contains:
- the RGP1 gene encoding RAB6A-GEF complex partner protein 2 isoform X2 produces the protein MIEVLAKLGRGPVFLAGEVLECVITFTNPLSASSTSASSEMLAWASAQIHCQFHASENRVALPPSDGSKHDVQAENETVFVPNRGERGQCILSTPPKILFCDLRLDPGESKSYSYCETLPVDGPPSFRGQSVKYVYKLTIGCQRVNSPIKLLRVPFRVLVLHGLKDYQFPQDEAVAPSNPFLEEEEGLKKDSRLADLATELLMVATSRRSLHLYNISNTRGKVGTFCIFKTVYKIGEDVIGTFNFSEGDIPCLQFSVSLQTEESIQEEFQRRRGQPVSFTVHARHQESCLHTAQSSFSLPIPLSSTPGFTTNVVSLKWRLHFEFVTSGESAETCLVRGSQSEAVTWTGVEQIEVDTFSWDLPIKVLPTNPILASYVSQFSSTNSITI
- the RGP1 gene encoding RAB6A-GEF complex partner protein 2 isoform X1, giving the protein MIEVLAKLGRGPVFLAGEVLECVITFTNPLSASSTSASSEMLAWASAQIHCQFHASENRVALPPSDGSKHDVQAENETVFVPNRGERGQCILSTPPKILFCDLRLDPGESKSYSYCETLPVDGPPSFRGQSVKYVYKLTIGCQRVNSPIKLLRVPFRVLVLHGKATRCPPCAGSQAAPCPADTPTFFPGLKDYQFPQDEAVAPSNPFLEEEEGLKKDSRLADLATELLMVATSRRSLHLYNISNTRGKVGTFCIFKTVYKIGEDVIGTFNFSEGDIPCLQFSVSLQTEESIQEEFQRRRGQPVSFTVHARHQESCLHTAQSSFSLPIPLSSTPGFTTNVVSLKWRLHFEFVTSGESAETCLVRGSQSEAVTWTGVEQIEVDTFSWDLPIKVLPTNPILASYVSQFSSTNSITI